One window of the Triticum dicoccoides isolate Atlit2015 ecotype Zavitan chromosome 3B, WEW_v2.0, whole genome shotgun sequence genome contains the following:
- the LOC119281921 gene encoding putrescine hydroxycinnamoyltransferase-like, with product MANDDPSRVRIVRKSIVKPSVARPGVVLAVSNLDLLYQTMPIAMICAYRRPSDGLGFQDVVAAFEAKLPYLLDHFFLLAGRIVANPHSGLPEVHCDNQGAELVVGEVGVALGSLDYGSLEASLARLGVPVQYDAGVALSVQLVSFACGGFAVAWGTNHVLLDGCTLCMIVDVWSQLARSGTEKIAAAAAPNHDRSIFRPRAAPSYGGLGEVFIPLESERLVNALTAGSSLVVRTYYVEQRDLDMLRVQASASEERGASASRVEAACAYLWKVLAGVVGSSDDRCRMGWWVNGRPCLAKKEAAMRSYVGNVTSFAVAEASVDAIKRRPLPEVASMVRQSIRATATSEHFQELVDWVEERKGKGPGKYVETATVGLGSPVLSVTSMVSFGLDTDFGFGQAAIAMPTWVDSGRLCCGFVTIMASPGTGGHGGGSWIFTMSIWPRLAAALDSDAHRIFKPLTAEYLGLAQYSRL from the coding sequence ATGGCAAACGACGATCCTTCACGCGTCCGTATCGTTCGCAAAAGCATCGTCAAGCCGTCCGTTGCGCGCCCCGGCGTGGTGCTGGCTGTCTCTAACCTCGACCTGCTGTATCAGACGATGCCGATCGCGATGATCTGCGCCTACCGCAGGCCCTCGGACGGCCTGGGCTTCCAAGACGTCGTGGCCGCCTTCGAGGCCAAGCTGCCGTACCTGCTcgaccacttcttcctcctcgccgGCCGCATCGTCGCCAACCCGCACTCCGGGCTCCCGGAGGTGCACTGCGACAATCAAGGCGCGGAGCTCGTCGTCGGCGAGGTCGGCGTGGCGCTGGGGAGCCTGGACTACGGCAGCCTGGAGGCGTCCTTGGCGAGGCTCGGCGTCCCCGTCCAGTACGACGCGGGCGTCGCGCTGTCGGTGCAGCTGGTGTCGTTCGCCTGCGGCGGGTTCGCCGTGGCGTGGGGCACCAACCACGTGCTCCTGGACGGGTGCACGCTGTGCATGATCGTCGACGTTTGGTCACAGCTCGCGCGGTCCGGGACCGAgaagatcgccgccgccgccgccccgaaccACGACCGCTCCATATTCCGCCCTCGCGCCGCGCCGTCGTACGGCGGGCTCGGAGAGGTGTTCATCCCGCTTGAGAGCGAGCGTCTCGTCAACGCACTCACGGCCGGGAGCTCCCTGGTCGTTCGCACCTACTACGTCGAGCAGCGGGACCTCGACATGCTGCGCGTGCAGGCGAGCGCCAGCGAGGAGCGCGGCGCGAGCGCGAGCCGCGTCGAGGCGGCGTGCGCGTACCTGTGGAAGGTCCTGGCCGGCGTGGTGGGGTCGTCGGACGACAGGTGCCGCATGGGCTGGTGGGTGAACGGCCGGCCGTGTCTCGCCAAAAAGGAAGCGGCTATGCGCAGCTACGTCGGTAACGTCACGTCGTTCGCGGTGGCGGAGGCGAGCGTGGACGCGATCAAGCGGCGGCCGCTCCCGGAGGTCGCGTCGATGGTGCGCCAGTCGATCAGGGCGACGGCGACCTCCGAGCACTTCCAGGAGCTGGTGGACTGGGTGGAGGAGCGCAAGGGCAAGGGTCCAGGCAAGTACGTGGAGACGGCAACCGTCGGGCTGGGCAGCCCGGTGCTGAGCGTGACGTCCATGGTGTCCTTTGGCCTCGACACTGACTTCGGCTTCGGGCAAGCcgccatagcgatgccgacgtgggTGGACAGCGGGAGGCTCTGCTGCGGCTTCGTGACGATCATGGCGAGCCCGGGAACGGGAGGCCACGGCGGTGGCTCCTGGATCTTCACCATGTCCATTTGGCCGAGGCTGGCCGCCGCGCTCGACTCCGATGCCCACCGCATCTTCAAGCCTCTGACCGCGGAGTATCTCGGCCTCGCTCAGTATAGCCGGCTCTGA
- the LOC119278002 gene encoding uncharacterized protein LOC119278002: MWGAKGEEKAGGACEEWSYQLGNKDTLSLKPPKKSPLALRMVVLTMTMICGVFICSMCMKQLGSDSWSRIVKIQVAEQSCNKSLIPPSEVQFVHYPQPLNYSRKECICTPVRFFAIISSQRSGSGWFETLLNSHINVSSNGEIFSKKERRSNVSSIIKTMDMVYNLDWNSSASKNECTAAAGFKWMLNQGLVANHAAVVDYFNQRGVSVIFLFRRNLLRQMVSQLANNHDRYLKQLKGKHKAHVHTKDEANILAKYKPRLNTTTLLWSLKQADDYTCKALENLKSVRHITLYYEDLIQNRTMLVEVLDFLKVPARKLVSRHVKIHTKPLSDQIENWDEVYNALNGTKFESFLNADYRT; the protein is encoded by the exons ATGTGGGGTGCCAAGGGGGAGGAGAAGGCCGGCGGCGCCTGCGAGGAATGGAGCTACCAGCTGGGGAACAAG GATACGCTGAGTTTGAAACCTCCAAAGAAGTCACCCCTCGCGTTGAGAATGGTTGTTCTCACCATGACTATGAtctgtggggtgtttatttgctcaATGTGTATGAAGCAACTAGGAAGCGACAGCTGGTCAAGGATAGTGAAGATTCAAGTTGCAGAACAGTCCTGCAATAAGTCTTTAATTCCTCCTTCTGAGGTTCAGTTTGTGCATTATCCACAACCACTAAATTACAGCAG GAAAGAATGCATCTGTACCCCTGTCCGCTTCTTTGCAATTATCTCATCGCAGCGGTCTGGAAGCGGCTGGTTCGAAACCCTTCTAAACAGTCACATAAATGTTAGCTCTAATGGAGAAATCTTCTCGAAGAAAGAAAGGAGGAGTAATGTTTCATCTATAATAAAGACAATGGACATGGTGTATAACTTGGATTGGAATAGTAGTGCTTCCAAGAATGAGTGCACTGCTGCTGCTGGCTTCAAATGGATGCTTAATCAG GGTCTCGTGGCAAATCACGCTGCTGTGGTTGATTATTTCAACCAAAGAGGAGTGTCTGTGATATTTCTGTTCAGAAGGAATCTCCTCCGTCAGATGGTATCGCAACTAGCAAACAATCACGACAGATACCTTAAGCAATTAAAAGGAAAACACAAGGCCCATGTGCACACAAAAGATGAG GCGAATATACTTGCAAAATACAAGCCCAGGCTCAACACAACAACATTATTGTGGAGTCTGAAACAGGCAGATGATTACACTTGCAAAGCTCTTGAAAACCTAAAGAGCGTCCGTCACATTACATTGTACTATGAGGATCTCATCCAAAACAGAACT ATGCTTGTTGAGGTGCTGGATTTCCTCAAAGTGCCAGCGAGGAAACTAGTCAGCCGGCATGTGAAGATACACACGAAACCACTGTCGGATCAAATTGAAAACTGGGATGAAGTCTATAATGCCCTGAATGGCACCAAGTTTGAAAGTTTCTTGAATGCTGACTACCGAACATGA